Proteins found in one Oryza glaberrima chromosome 4, OglaRS2, whole genome shotgun sequence genomic segment:
- the LOC127769415 gene encoding putative wall-associated receptor kinase-like 16, whose translation MRISDAALPLLLLVFAVATLVQAYHGNMTLPSTATLAGCKRSCGDLTFDYPFGTGSSHCFRQPDFELICDDTTWPPRLLFRNGTTEIVDSPVADIDECLTPGKCKGVCQNTIGSHRCMACPDRTQYDTTTMQCTSTKRQNLILGTVIGLSCGFGILFVSLSTMVFIRRWKNDIQKQLRRKHFRKNQGLLLEQLISTHENASEKTKIFSLDELEKATNNFDPTRILGHGGHGMVYKGILSDQRVVAIKRSKHIKEGEISQFINEVAILSQINHRNIVKLFGCCLETEVPLLVYDFIPNGSLFDILHSGSTSHFSLSWDDCLRIAVEAAGALYYLHSAASVSVFHRDVKSSNILLDANYTAKVSDFGASRLVPIDQTHIITNVQGTFGYLDPEYYHTGQLNEKSDVYSFGVVLVELLLRREPIFTTVTGSRQNLSNYFLWELKARPIKEIVAAQVHEEATEEEIKCVGSLAAMCLRLRGEDRPTMKQVEMALQFLRTKRSMSCHGAPENSDEMQPLLHRRSEVSCESLAINLGVNANPETGNSHKCYSLEQELISSIGLPR comes from the exons ATGAGGATCTCTGATGCAGCACTTCCTCTGCTCCTACTTGTGTTTGCTGTGGCCACTCTCGTGCAAGCTTACCATGGAAACATGACCCTTCCATCCACCGCCACGCTTGCTGGTTGCAAAAGAAGCTGCGGTGATCTGACCTTCGACTATCCCTTCGGCACTGGATCATCACATTGCTTCAGGCAGCCCGACTTCGAGCTCATATGCGACGACACCACATGGCCACCGAGGTTGTTATTCAGGAATGGCACCACTGAGATCGTCGATTCCCCTGTTGCTG ATATTGATGAATGCTTGACACCGGGAAAATGTAAAGGGGTATGCCAAAATACCATAGGAAGTCACCGTTGCATGGCCTGCCCTGATAGAACACAATATGATACCACAACAATGCAGTGCACCTCAACAAAAAGACAAAATCTTATATTAG GTACTGTCATTGGGCTTAGCTGTGGCTTTGGCATCCTATTTGTCAGCTTAAGTACAATGGTTTTCATTCGAAGATGGAAAAACGACATACAAAAGCAACTACGAAGGAAACATTTTAGAAAGAACCAAGGCCTTCTCCTGGAACAACTGATATCTACACATGAAAACGCAAGTGAAAAAACAAAGATTTTCTCTTTAGATGAGCTAGAAAAGGCAACTAATAACTTTGACCCTACACGTATCCTTGGTCATGGAGGGCATGGTATGGTGTACAAAGGCATTTTATCAGATCAACGCGTGGTTGCAATAAAAAGGTCTAAGCACATTAAGGAAGGTGAGATCAGCCAATTTATTAATGAGGTAGCTATTCTCTCCCAAATAAATCACCGAAATATAGTAAAACTATTTGGATGTTGTCTTGAAACCGAGGTCCCACTATTGGTATATGACTTCATTCCCAACGGCTCATTATTTGATATCCTACATTCTGGTTCAACCAGCCATTTTTCTTTGTCATGGGATGATTGTCTAAGAATTGCCGTGGAAGCTGCAGGAGCACTCTATTACCTCCATTCCGCAGCTTCAGTATCGGTCTTTCATCGTGATGTGAAATCCTCCAATATACTTTTAGATGCAAACTACACTGCTAAAGTATCAGACTTTGGTGCTTCAAGATTGGTTCCAATTGACCAAACTCACATTATCACGAATGTTCAAGGCACATTTGGTTACCTAGATCCGGAGTATTACCATACCGGGCAGCTGAACGAGAAGAGTGATGTATATAGTTTCGGTGTGGTACTTGTGGAACTACTACTCAGGAGAGAACCTATTTTCACAACGGTGACAGGATCAAGGCAGAACTTGTCCAACTACTTTCTTTGGGAGCTGAAGGCAAGGCCAATCAAAGAGATAGTTGCAgctcaagttcatgaagaagctACTGAGGAAGAGATAAAATGTGTTGGTTCTCTTGCAGCAATGTGCTTAAGGCTCCGAGGTGAAGATAGACCTACAATGAAGCAAGTTGAAATGGCTTTACAGTTCTTGCGAACAAAAAGGTCTATGTCATGCCATGGTGCACCAGAAAATAGTGATGAGATGCAACCATTGCTACACAGAAGGTCTGAAGTTAGTTGTGAGTCATTGGCTATTAACTTGGGTGTCAATGCTAATCCTGAGACTGGAAATAGCCACAAATGCTATAGCTTGGAGCAAGAGCTCATTTCATCTATTGGACTGCCACGCTAA